One genomic region from Sphingobacterium sp. UGAL515B_05 encodes:
- a CDS encoding stage II sporulation protein M, whose amino-acid sequence MREASFVERNKEKWTLIENNLSINMQVDPDELASNYIELTNDLAYAQTFYPESKVKAYLNELAVTVHQKIYKDQKASNNKFKSFITEEIPQAIWAIRRPLLYSFLIFVLASVIGFLSAMYDIDFIRLILGDYYVDSTIESIKAGDPAAVYGKGSNFGSAIWITINNVRVAFMAFAAGLFFSVGTGYVLFSNGIMLGAFHQMFFQYGVMGKAMSAIWIHGTIEISVIIVAGGCGLALGNSILFPKSFTRLTSFVRTAKIAMKVLVSTIPFFIIAGTLEGFVTRYYNVSIWLCLLIIILSLLAILYFYVINPYRLAKRFQWK is encoded by the coding sequence ATGAGAGAAGCATCCTTTGTAGAACGAAATAAAGAAAAATGGACGTTAATTGAAAATAATTTATCAATTAATATGCAGGTTGATCCAGATGAACTGGCCTCAAATTACATTGAGCTCACAAACGATCTGGCTTATGCACAAACTTTTTATCCTGAAAGTAAGGTAAAGGCTTATCTGAATGAATTGGCGGTGACTGTCCATCAGAAAATTTATAAAGATCAAAAAGCTTCCAATAATAAATTTAAATCTTTTATCACCGAAGAGATACCACAAGCAATTTGGGCTATCCGCAGACCGTTGTTGTACTCCTTCTTAATTTTTGTTTTGGCTTCGGTTATCGGTTTTTTATCCGCTATGTACGATATCGATTTTATTCGGCTTATTTTAGGGGACTACTATGTAGATTCGACGATAGAAAGTATAAAGGCCGGAGATCCTGCTGCGGTATATGGAAAGGGTAGTAACTTTGGGTCTGCAATTTGGATTACGATTAATAATGTGCGGGTTGCTTTTATGGCTTTTGCTGCCGGGCTATTTTTCAGTGTAGGAACAGGTTATGTCCTGTTTAGCAATGGCATTATGCTCGGTGCATTTCACCAGATGTTTTTCCAGTATGGCGTTATGGGGAAAGCCATGTCGGCAATTTGGATTCATGGCACTATTGAAATTTCGGTAATCATTGTGGCAGGGGGATGTGGATTGGCCCTAGGTAATAGCATTCTATTTCCCAAATCTTTCACGCGTTTAACATCTTTTGTTCGTACGGCAAAGATTGCGATGAAAGTTCTCGTCAGCACAATTCCTTTTTTTATTATTGCCGGTACATTGGAAGGCTTTGTAACGCGATATTATAACGTGTCAATTTGGTTATGCTTACTAATTATCATTTTATCCTTACTGGCCATCCTTTATTTTTATGTTATTAACCCATATCGACTAGCAAAACGATTTCAATGGAAATAG
- a CDS encoding ABC transporter permease, which yields MEIDFEFQKERKVGDFVQSFIDLFKLIYKHFVSTIFGLSAVPLAGIALVYYFLSTKITFSANSDSFEDIDAFAWAGLLILALLALGLYVYGISIEYFVLLKERKSTAFSGAEVLKNFRSNLGKYFMFLIAMILALIVVFIPLAIVAVICAFIPFIGSFAIGILGSMVGIWLFCSFLFYREGYSDLGSCFTDAYVMLSKKLIQYGIATYIVNFIFQMAVMMISIVPLIIMGLLSFNFLGIDAAFFDSSWGKLLMTLGGLFITLFTLFLYMSGVLANGIIYETAKDLKFGERIYGMIEKIGGKDE from the coding sequence ATGGAAATAGACTTTGAATTTCAAAAAGAACGGAAGGTAGGGGACTTTGTCCAAAGTTTTATAGATCTTTTTAAATTGATCTATAAGCACTTTGTTTCTACTATTTTTGGTTTATCTGCTGTGCCACTGGCGGGTATTGCATTGGTCTATTATTTTTTGTCTACAAAAATTACGTTCTCTGCCAATAGTGATTCTTTTGAGGATATCGATGCTTTTGCATGGGCCGGATTACTCATTTTAGCACTCCTAGCGTTGGGGCTGTACGTTTATGGTATTTCTATCGAATATTTTGTGCTGCTAAAAGAGCGCAAAAGCACAGCATTTTCGGGAGCGGAAGTGCTGAAGAATTTCAGATCAAACCTAGGGAAATACTTTATGTTTTTGATTGCCATGATATTGGCACTAATTGTCGTTTTTATTCCCCTGGCCATCGTCGCTGTAATTTGTGCATTTATCCCTTTCATCGGAAGTTTTGCGATCGGTATTTTAGGGTCCATGGTTGGCATTTGGTTATTTTGCTCATTTTTATTTTATCGGGAAGGTTATTCGGATCTAGGGAGCTGTTTTACAGATGCCTATGTCATGCTGAGCAAAAAATTGATTCAGTATGGTATTGCCACTTATATCGTGAATTTTATTTTCCAAATGGCTGTCATGATGATTTCCATTGTACCATTGATTATCATGGGGCTTTTGTCATTCAACTTCCTCGGTATAGATGCCGCCTTTTTTGACTCATCCTGGGGGAAATTGCTGATGACATTGGGCGGCTTATTTATCACGTTATTTACACTCTTTCTGTACATGTCTGGGGTTCTGGCCAATGGTATTATTTATGAAACAGCCAAGGATCTCAAATTTGGCGAACGTATTTATGGCATGATCGAAAAGATTGGAGGAAAAGATGAATAG
- a CDS encoding DUF4129 domain-containing protein yields the protein MNRLFVFFGIALLSVFYACDPKPREADSNSDRIDSLNVRIDSTLVGTDSVRIDSIAVKAPNGQQEKDEIDLWDPTLFDSIPKYTEERSFKMDPYQDIIKRYETDDFVYSENIKDRVGVLQRILARLADWIGSIMPDNPYKFREEFGYVFAFLAVIALAFILYKVLYNRKQYFIKHDEEEGELDALAYVERNLMNSNLEPYIQEAITTKNYALGIRYLQLLNIQKLAQTDHIKWKQSKTNAEFAQEIRNEELRRGFLECTRIFDYVWFGQFELMEANFAQYQQLFTQYQNQIK from the coding sequence ATGAATAGACTCTTCGTTTTTTTTGGTATCGCCTTATTATCCGTTTTTTATGCCTGTGATCCAAAACCAAGGGAGGCAGATTCCAATAGTGATAGAATCGATTCGCTCAATGTGAGAATAGATTCTACCTTGGTGGGAACAGATTCTGTCCGCATTGACTCAATAGCCGTAAAAGCTCCTAATGGCCAACAGGAAAAAGACGAAATTGATCTGTGGGATCCAACATTATTTGATTCGATTCCAAAATACACCGAAGAGCGTTCGTTTAAAATGGATCCTTATCAGGATATTATCAAACGTTACGAGACCGATGATTTTGTTTATTCAGAAAATATTAAAGATCGCGTTGGTGTATTACAGCGCATTCTTGCCCGGCTCGCGGATTGGATTGGAAGCATCATGCCCGATAATCCTTATAAATTCCGGGAAGAGTTTGGTTATGTATTTGCCTTTTTAGCGGTCATCGCATTAGCCTTTATCCTCTATAAAGTGCTCTACAATAGGAAACAATATTTTATTAAACACGATGAAGAAGAGGGAGAGCTTGATGCTTTAGCGTATGTAGAGCGAAATCTAATGAATAGTAACCTAGAACCTTATATTCAGGAAGCTATTACAACTAAAAATTATGCATTGGGAATTCGGTACTTACAGCTGTTAAATATTCAAAAGTTGGCTCAGACCGATCATATCAAGTGGAAGCAGAGTAAGACAAATGCTGAGTTTGCACAAGAAATACGGAACGAAGAACTCCGTCGGGGATTTCTGGAGTGCACACGGATATTTGATTATGTCTGGTTTGGTCAGTTTGAATTAATGGAAGCTAATTTTGCCCAATACCAGCAATTGTTTACCCAATATCAAAATCAAATTAAATGA
- a CDS encoding DUF4350 domain-containing protein, with the protein MKGSVKFGLILLAVVLVLIALIDATSKKPIIWDRTFDAKDKNPFGAYVLRQELKHIIDQKNTTIERPLYEYLDSAKKTDVNLFFYTSYFSMGEAAEDKLLDYVNRGGKAMIVAEEIDRYFLDSLGVETDSFYGYKKGVNIKSQVRVRLMNDNNKIHYGKSDLGEVFKKLPKNTTILGAITYKDFALPNFVAVQFGKGTIYLHLTPDLFGNYYLLNSASQYAYVAKSLSYLNDKPLAWYDFKANMDQYRTPLRVLLMNDGLRQAWYVLLAGLVLLLVFRSRREQRAVAVVAPEPNLSKEFCETIATLYYENGAPGNMVAKKIDYFLHDLRSRFHLDTLTLRENEFSEELAERSGVFLAETQALVRLIVRMQDAKEHDLADLKLINDTIEEFKHKAKMI; encoded by the coding sequence ATGAAGGGATCGGTAAAATTTGGATTGATATTATTGGCTGTTGTTTTAGTGCTCATTGCGCTTATCGATGCAACAAGTAAGAAGCCGATTATCTGGGATCGGACCTTTGATGCAAAAGATAAAAATCCCTTTGGAGCTTATGTGTTACGTCAAGAACTAAAACATATCATTGACCAGAAGAATACAACGATTGAACGGCCATTGTACGAGTATCTAGACAGCGCAAAGAAAACAGACGTTAACCTGTTTTTTTACACCTCTTATTTTTCAATGGGAGAAGCCGCGGAGGATAAATTATTGGATTATGTGAATCGGGGCGGGAAAGCAATGATTGTGGCCGAGGAAATTGATCGTTATTTTTTGGATTCTTTGGGTGTGGAAACGGATAGTTTTTATGGTTACAAAAAAGGTGTAAATATAAAAAGTCAGGTGCGCGTTCGACTGATGAATGATAACAATAAAATTCATTATGGTAAATCGGATCTTGGAGAAGTATTTAAAAAACTTCCTAAAAATACGACCATTTTGGGCGCGATTACCTATAAAGATTTTGCGTTACCTAACTTCGTGGCGGTTCAATTTGGTAAAGGGACAATCTATCTGCACCTGACTCCCGATTTATTTGGGAACTATTATTTGCTGAATTCTGCTTCGCAGTATGCTTATGTTGCGAAATCTTTATCTTATTTAAATGATAAGCCGCTCGCGTGGTATGATTTTAAAGCAAATATGGATCAATATCGTACGCCTTTGCGTGTGTTGCTTATGAATGATGGTCTTCGGCAAGCCTGGTATGTTTTGTTAGCGGGACTGGTGCTTTTACTCGTGTTTAGAAGTAGACGCGAACAGCGTGCAGTGGCGGTCGTGGCCCCGGAGCCGAATCTCTCGAAAGAATTCTGTGAGACGATTGCTACCTTATATTATGAAAATGGTGCGCCAGGGAACATGGTAGCCAAAAAAATAGATTACTTTCTTCACGACCTTCGGAGTCGTTTTCACTTAGATACACTAACGTTGCGGGAAAATGAGTTCAGTGAAGAATTGGCCGAACGGTCTGGCGTTTTTCTTGCGGAGACACAGGCTTTGGTCAGGTTGATTGTTCGTATGCAGGATGCGAAAGAACATGACCTAGCTGATCTTAAATTGATTAATGATACTATAGAAGAGTTTAAACATAAAGCAAAAATGATATGA
- a CDS encoding MoxR family ATPase, with product MSDFDKYISFENRIDVSVLFDKMAQVKAEVKKVIVGQDQLIDMLLISILASGHSLIEGLPGVAKTLSAKLIAKTINSEFKRIQFTPDLMPSDVTGSSILDLKSNEFEFRKGPIFANIVLIDEINRAPAKTQAALFESMAEQQVSVDGTTYRLPAPFVVFATQNPIEHEGTYRLPEAQLDRFLFKINVNYPELEQELEILKEHHAQKALNKEDQVQAVVSAAEILAFQKLIKSIFVHEELLTYIAQVIIKTRTNPSLTLGASPRASIALLESAKASAAVSGRDFVTPEDIRRVASAVLGHRVMLTPEREMEGFTTAYVIDQIINSVEIPR from the coding sequence ATGAGTGACTTCGATAAATATATATCTTTTGAAAACCGAATAGATGTATCGGTTTTGTTCGATAAAATGGCTCAGGTAAAGGCAGAAGTTAAAAAAGTAATCGTTGGGCAGGATCAATTGATCGATATGCTCTTGATTTCCATTTTAGCGTCGGGACATTCCCTGATTGAAGGATTGCCAGGGGTTGCAAAAACATTATCTGCAAAATTGATCGCCAAAACCATCAATAGCGAATTCAAACGTATTCAATTTACACCAGACCTAATGCCTTCGGATGTAACAGGATCTTCGATATTGGATCTGAAAAGCAATGAATTTGAGTTTCGCAAGGGGCCTATTTTTGCAAACATCGTGTTAATCGATGAAATTAACCGGGCTCCGGCAAAGACGCAGGCGGCGCTTTTTGAAAGCATGGCCGAACAGCAAGTATCAGTCGACGGAACTACCTATCGATTACCAGCTCCCTTTGTTGTTTTTGCGACACAAAATCCGATCGAACACGAAGGTACTTATCGATTGCCGGAAGCTCAGCTCGATCGTTTCTTGTTTAAGATCAATGTGAATTATCCTGAACTTGAACAGGAACTGGAGATATTAAAGGAGCATCATGCTCAAAAGGCACTCAATAAAGAGGATCAGGTTCAGGCGGTAGTTTCCGCAGCAGAAATTTTGGCATTCCAAAAATTGATCAAGTCTATTTTTGTTCATGAGGAGTTGCTGACGTATATTGCTCAAGTTATTATAAAAACACGCACTAACCCAAGTTTGACACTAGGAGCTTCACCAAGAGCTTCGATTGCTTTGTTGGAATCCGCAAAGGCTTCGGCTGCAGTGAGTGGCAGAGACTTTGTTACTCCTGAGGATATTCGGAGGGTAGCATCGGCTGTGTTAGGACATCGCGTTATGTTGACTCCAGAAAGAGAAATGGAAGGGTTTACCACTGCCTATGTCATCGACCAAATCATTAATTCTGTAGAAATTCCAAGATAA
- a CDS encoding DUF58 domain-containing protein, which produces MKKLSQLFLTNQFFYSLLGIATLFTLSFFVKGLLIVSWIVFWLWLAVLAFDFIVLFSGKGRIEITRVYPEKLSNGDENPMRLIVSSFYPFSTKVDILEEFPIQLQIRDKDFLTHLAGFQQSDISFSLRPTQRGIYTFGRCMALVMRFGFFKRRFVTNQEQEIPCYPSYIQLRKYQLLATSNRLNELGIKRIRRIGSAMEFDHVRDYVQGDDYRHMNWKASAKVKKLMVNQYEEEKSQPIYSFIDLGRAMRMPFNDLTLLDYSINAALVLSNATILKQDRAGLLTFSKDINAFIPAEKRNNQMLKISETLYQVSTKFEESEFGKLYSYANAHINKRSLIFLYTNFETLDSLRRQMNYLSMLNRSHIIVVVVFKNVEVEDLAKSAPKKTIDIYNQIIAEKFIYEKQLIVQELIRHGFQTIYTAPENLTINSINKYLEIKARGLI; this is translated from the coding sequence ATGAAGAAATTAAGCCAGCTCTTTCTAACGAATCAATTCTTCTATTCACTATTAGGTATAGCGACACTCTTTACATTGTCTTTTTTTGTTAAAGGATTGTTGATTGTGTCTTGGATTGTTTTTTGGCTATGGCTGGCAGTTTTGGCTTTTGATTTTATTGTCTTGTTTTCAGGAAAGGGGCGAATCGAAATCACAAGGGTCTATCCGGAAAAATTATCTAACGGGGATGAAAATCCGATGCGGCTGATAGTGAGTTCTTTTTATCCATTTAGTACGAAAGTGGATATTTTGGAGGAGTTTCCGATACAGCTTCAAATTCGGGATAAGGATTTTTTGACCCATCTGGCGGGTTTTCAGCAATCGGACATTTCTTTTTCACTTCGGCCAACCCAACGAGGGATCTATACCTTTGGCCGTTGCATGGCATTAGTGATGCGTTTTGGTTTTTTTAAAAGAAGGTTTGTTACCAATCAGGAACAAGAAATACCATGTTATCCGTCTTATATTCAACTCCGTAAATATCAGCTTTTGGCCACAAGCAACAGACTGAATGAACTCGGAATAAAGCGTATTCGACGGATTGGTTCGGCCATGGAATTTGACCACGTTCGAGACTATGTTCAGGGGGATGATTATCGGCATATGAATTGGAAAGCTTCTGCAAAAGTAAAAAAGTTGATGGTCAACCAATATGAAGAAGAGAAATCACAGCCCATCTATTCTTTTATTGATCTAGGGAGGGCGATGCGCATGCCCTTCAACGACCTGACCTTATTGGATTACTCCATTAATGCTGCGCTGGTGCTTTCGAATGCAACCATATTGAAGCAAGACCGTGCAGGCTTATTAACCTTTTCAAAGGATATCAATGCATTTATACCAGCTGAGAAAAGAAATAATCAGATGCTCAAAATTTCAGAGACGCTCTATCAGGTGTCGACCAAATTTGAAGAATCAGAATTTGGAAAATTATACAGTTATGCCAATGCACATATCAACAAACGTTCGCTTATCTTTCTTTATACCAATTTCGAGACCTTAGACTCCTTGAGGCGTCAGATGAATTATCTATCGATGCTCAATAGAAGTCACATTATAGTTGTTGTCGTCTTTAAAAATGTCGAGGTGGAGGATTTAGCCAAAAGCGCACCGAAAAAAACGATTGACATCTATAATCAAATCATTGCTGAAAAGTTCATCTATGAGAAGCAGCTTATTGTACAAGAACTGATTCGTCATGGATTTCAGACCATTTATACTGCACCGGAAAATCTAACCATCAATTCCATTAACAAATACCTTGAAATTAAGGCACGTGGCCTTATTTAA
- a CDS encoding Dabb family protein yields the protein MKRRNFLLAPMVLVTAPTWANTVQSDEHIESSTIVHVVNFWLKKDLSEKEKKNFVGFFEELRKIDVIKTLNYGIPAQTNPRPVVDNSFDYTLLVTFKDLNDITIYETHPIHLKAIEKYQHLWTKVMVKDTSIIK from the coding sequence ATGAAAAGACGCAACTTTCTTCTAGCACCCATGGTGCTCGTAACTGCTCCCACATGGGCAAATACAGTTCAATCGGATGAGCATATCGAGTCCAGCACCATTGTCCATGTTGTTAATTTTTGGCTAAAAAAGGATCTTAGTGAAAAAGAAAAAAAGAATTTTGTTGGATTCTTTGAAGAACTTCGTAAGATCGACGTCATTAAAACACTCAATTATGGCATTCCGGCGCAGACAAACCCGAGACCTGTCGTAGACAACAGCTTTGATTACACGCTACTTGTGACATTCAAAGATCTTAACGATATTACCATTTACGAAACGCATCCAATCCATTTAAAAGCGATCGAGAAATATCAACATCTCTGGACAAAAGTAATGGTCAAAGATACCTCCATCATTAAATAA
- the metK gene encoding methionine adenosyltransferase, translated as MAYLFTSESVSEGHPDKIADQISDALIDNFLAWDEDSRVAIETLVTTGQVVLAGEVKSNIYLDVQKIARSVIQKIGYTKSEYMFEANSCGVLSAIHEQSADINQGVDRKTRQEQGAGDQGIMFGYANNETENYMPLALDLSHRLLYELAELRRENNEIKYLRPDAKSQVTLEYSDDHKPKRIDAIVISTQHDEFDTEQAMLDKITHDIKTILIPRVKAQLKPELQLLFNDEIKFHINPTGKFVIGGPHGDTGLTGRKIIVDTYGGRGAHGGGAFSGKDPSKVDRSAAYATRHIAKNLVAAGVADEILVQISYAIGVKDPMGIYVNTYGTSKVNLTDGQIAEKIAHLFDMTPYGIETRLGLRNPIYSETAAYGHMGRTPRKVTKEFESSTGEKKQIEVELFTWEKLDYIDKVKAEFGI; from the coding sequence ATGGCTTATTTATTTACGTCAGAATCTGTTTCTGAAGGGCATCCAGACAAAATTGCGGATCAAATTTCAGATGCATTAATAGACAATTTTTTAGCATGGGACGAGGACTCTCGCGTCGCTATTGAAACACTAGTAACCACAGGACAGGTTGTCCTTGCGGGGGAAGTTAAATCAAACATATACCTCGATGTTCAGAAAATAGCCCGTTCGGTGATCCAGAAAATTGGCTATACCAAATCTGAGTATATGTTCGAGGCAAACTCCTGTGGCGTTCTTTCGGCGATTCACGAGCAATCTGCTGATATCAACCAAGGTGTAGACCGCAAGACAAGACAGGAACAGGGGGCGGGTGACCAAGGTATCATGTTCGGTTATGCAAACAACGAAACCGAAAACTACATGCCGTTGGCATTGGACCTATCGCATCGCTTACTGTATGAACTGGCCGAGCTGCGTCGCGAAAATAACGAAATCAAGTATTTGCGCCCCGACGCAAAATCTCAGGTAACCCTTGAGTATAGCGATGATCACAAACCAAAAAGAATTGACGCAATCGTCATCTCTACACAACATGATGAGTTTGATACCGAGCAAGCCATGTTGGATAAAATTACACACGACATCAAAACGATCTTAATTCCACGTGTTAAAGCACAATTGAAACCAGAACTTCAGTTGTTATTTAACGATGAAATTAAGTTTCATATTAATCCCACCGGCAAATTTGTTATCGGTGGACCACATGGAGATACAGGACTAACCGGACGGAAGATCATTGTCGATACCTACGGCGGTCGAGGTGCCCATGGTGGTGGTGCTTTCTCAGGAAAAGACCCATCTAAAGTAGACCGCTCGGCAGCATACGCAACGCGCCATATTGCTAAAAACTTAGTGGCAGCAGGTGTTGCAGATGAAATTCTCGTACAGATTTCCTATGCAATCGGTGTAAAAGATCCAATGGGAATCTATGTAAATACCTATGGAACGAGCAAAGTAAATTTGACCGATGGCCAGATTGCTGAAAAAATTGCCCATTTATTTGACATGACTCCATACGGAATTGAAACGCGTTTGGGACTGAGAAATCCAATTTATTCAGAAACGGCAGCCTATGGTCACATGGGAAGAACGCCAAGAAAAGTAACCAAAGAGTTCGAAAGTTCAACAGGCGAGAAAAAGCAAATTGAGGTTGAACTTTTTACTTGGGAAAAACTAGATTATATTGACAAGGTAAAAGCAGAGTTTGGAATATAG
- a CDS encoding diacylglycerol kinase family lipid kinase, protein MSERKQILFVINPISGGKNKTSFKKQVLDVLDLQKFDPTFQQTARPNHAYEIGLKAVKEGYDAVIAVGGDGTINELGSALVGSGIPLGIIPEGSGNGLALYLGVPMNEAAAIRRINRFESIEVDCGLINDRRFFNIAGLGFDASVSENFANENIRGPLGYMKSVFNVLSKYQPAHYKLTIDGKVYERQAFMISVANSPQYGNNAYIAPQASVNDGILDVCIVHKFPLYILPKMIFHLFNKSADQSSYVEIIPGKNIQIEVDKVSPVHVDGEPIELGDKLDISIIPKALKIIC, encoded by the coding sequence ATGTCAGAACGTAAACAGATATTGTTTGTTATTAATCCTATTTCAGGAGGAAAAAATAAAACTTCCTTTAAAAAACAGGTGCTGGATGTACTTGATCTACAGAAGTTTGATCCGACCTTTCAACAAACTGCAAGGCCGAATCATGCGTATGAAATTGGACTGAAAGCGGTCAAGGAAGGCTATGATGCAGTTATAGCAGTCGGAGGTGATGGGACGATCAATGAACTGGGCTCCGCTTTGGTGGGATCTGGAATTCCATTGGGAATTATTCCTGAGGGCTCTGGCAACGGCCTAGCGCTCTATCTAGGGGTTCCTATGAATGAAGCGGCTGCTATCCGTCGGATTAATCGTTTTGAATCGATTGAGGTTGATTGTGGTTTAATTAACGATAGACGATTTTTTAATATCGCGGGTTTAGGTTTTGATGCTTCCGTGAGTGAAAATTTTGCGAATGAAAATATTCGCGGACCTCTGGGCTATATGAAATCGGTCTTTAATGTGCTCAGCAAGTATCAGCCTGCACATTATAAATTGACGATTGATGGAAAGGTGTACGAAAGACAAGCCTTTATGATCAGCGTAGCGAACTCTCCTCAATATGGGAACAATGCCTATATCGCACCACAGGCTTCGGTTAATGATGGTATTTTGGACGTATGTATCGTGCACAAATTTCCACTTTATATACTGCCAAAGATGATTTTTCATCTTTTTAATAAATCGGCAGATCAATCCAGTTATGTCGAGATTATTCCGGGAAAAAATATTCAGATCGAGGTCGATAAGGTTTCACCGGTCCATGTGGATGGAGAACCGATCGAGCTTGGCGATAAACTGGATATTTCCATTATACCAAAAGCACTAAAGATAATTTGTTAA
- a CDS encoding translation initiation factor, with translation MSKNKKQSYEGVVYSTDDSFSYQLADFFQEADTLPVNQQNLKVQLDRKMRKGKVVTLVTGFVGKAEDLESLGKLLKQKCGVGGTVKDGEIIIQGEFKQKIYELLLKEGYRVKLVGG, from the coding sequence ATGAGCAAAAATAAAAAACAGTCCTACGAGGGCGTAGTATATTCAACAGATGACAGTTTCAGCTATCAGCTGGCTGATTTTTTTCAGGAAGCTGATACTTTACCGGTCAACCAGCAAAACTTGAAGGTACAACTGGATCGTAAAATGCGGAAGGGGAAAGTTGTTACGTTGGTTACGGGGTTTGTCGGAAAAGCGGAAGATCTAGAAAGCTTAGGTAAATTGTTGAAACAGAAGTGCGGAGTGGGCGGAACGGTAAAAGATGGAGAGATCATCATACAAGGAGAGTTCAAACAAAAGATCTATGAGTTGTTACTTAAAGAAGGGTATCGCGTAAAATTAGTCGGTGGTTAA
- a CDS encoding MotA/TolQ/ExbB proton channel family protein, which translates to MANAPKTAAKQESNNGGSFFAQAAIIICFIVGFCLWKFVMGNPANFVDGNHENAPIPGGSLSSYLGMVYHAGAIVPVLLGLFLMVWVFSVERFIVINKASGNGNVGNFVRKIQTLINGGNIDSAIAECDKQKGSVANVVKAGLLKYKSVSADPEVNTEKAAIAIQKEIEETTALEMPMLEKNLNVIATLVSIGTLCGLLGTVTGMIKAFSALATGGAPDSAKLANGISEALINTATGIATSTFAIVLYNIFTAKIDKLTYSIDEAGFSIVQTYAANHK; encoded by the coding sequence ATGGCAAACGCACCTAAAACTGCTGCAAAACAAGAGAGCAACAACGGAGGATCTTTCTTCGCTCAAGCTGCAATCATCATCTGTTTCATCGTTGGTTTCTGTTTATGGAAATTTGTAATGGGTAACCCTGCAAACTTTGTTGATGGAAATCATGAAAATGCACCAATCCCAGGCGGAAGTTTAAGCTCTTACTTAGGAATGGTTTACCATGCTGGGGCTATCGTACCTGTTTTGCTTGGTTTATTCTTGATGGTATGGGTTTTCTCAGTAGAACGTTTTATCGTTATTAACAAAGCTTCTGGTAATGGTAACGTAGGAAACTTCGTTCGTAAAATTCAAACGTTAATTAATGGTGGAAACATCGATTCAGCTATCGCTGAGTGTGACAAACAAAAAGGTTCAGTAGCAAACGTAGTAAAAGCTGGTTTATTGAAATACAAATCAGTATCTGCAGATCCTGAAGTAAACACTGAAAAAGCTGCTATTGCAATTCAAAAAGAAATCGAAGAAACTACAGCATTAGAAATGCCAATGTTAGAGAAAAACTTAAATGTTATCGCTACATTAGTTTCTATCGGTACATTATGTGGTCTATTGGGTACAGTAACAGGTATGATCAAAGCCTTCTCGGCATTGGCAACAGGTGGTGCTCCAGATTCAGCTAAATTGGCAAACGGTATCTCTGAGGCCTTGATCAATACAGCAACTGGTATCGCGACTTCAACATTCGCTATCGTATTGTATAACATCTTTACTGCAAAAATCGATAAATTAACTTACTCTATCGACGAAGCTGGTTTCTCAATCGTACAAACATACGCTGCAAACCACAAATAA